The DNA region CGGCCTCACATGAAAGAATCAATTTTGTCCCGAGCCTGAACGAACTGCTTGAAGTCGCCCTGCCGCACATTTCCGTGGCCGAAAACCCGGTATTGAGTTTCGGCCAGGGCTGCGAGGGAGATCCGATCCTTCAGGCCGGACGCATCTGCGAGTTCGCCCGGGCGGTCCGCCGGGAAACCAACGCCGGAACCCTTAACGTCAACACCAATGCCAGTCTGCCGCTGGAAGTCCGCGCTCTAGCCGAAGCCGGCATGGATGCCATTCGGGTCAGCCTGAACTCGGCGCGCGAGGCCACCTATCTGCCCTATTACCGACCGCGAAACTACGCTTTCAAAGATGTCATGCGTTCCCTGGAAGAGGCTAAAAGCGGCGGCCTGCATCTGGCGATCAACCTGCTGGTCATGCCCGGAGTCACGGACAGCGCCCGTGAGGTCGAGGCCCTGATGCAAATGATTGAGCGCTACGCCATCGACCAGGTTCAGATGCGCAATCTCTGTATTGATCCGCGTCAGTACCTGGACCTCTTCGATGATGATTTCGCCGGGGCGATCGGCATTCACGAACTGCTGCAAAGGCTCAAAAAAACCTTTCCCCTGCTTCATATCGGCTACTTCAACCGTTTTCTGGGATAAGATCCCGCCTGACATGAAAAAGATTATCGCCAGCGAAAAAAAACCGATTAAACTCTGGCTTGAGGATATTGAACCGCAGGCCCTGGCCCAGGCCCGCAACCTGGCCAACCTTCCCTTTATCTTTTCTCATGTAGCGATCATGCCGGACGCTCATGTCGGTTACGGCATGCCGATCGGCGGCGTCCTGGCCACCACCGGCGTGGTCATCCCCAACGCCGTTGGCGTTGATATCGGCTGCGGCATGGGCGCCGTCAAAACCTCGCTGCGCCAGCTCTCCAGCGAAACCCTGCAAGCCACCCTCGCGGAAATCAGAAAGAGGGTGCCGGTCGGCTCCAAACACCATCAGCGCCGTCAGGACGCGGCCCTGATGCCGCAACCGCCGCCGGGTTTTCGCCTCAAGCATCTGCCCGTTATTAGCCGGGAATACGAAAACGCCCGAACGCAGCTCGGCACCCTGGGCGGAGGGAATCATTTTATTGAGATACAGAAAGGCAGCGACGGTTTTATCTGGCTGATGCTGCACTCCGGCAGCCGCAATCTCGGATTCAAGGTCGCCAACCACTATAACCAGCTGGCGATCAAGATCAATCAGCGCCTGGGTTCCGCCATCCCCAGCGCCTGGCAGCTCGCTTTTCTCGAACTGGAAAGCGAGGCCGGACGCAATTATCTGGCCGAGATGAATTATTGCGTCGCCTTCGCCTACGCCAACCGCCTGTTAATGATGGCGCAAATCCAGGAGGCTCTGCGGAACCTACAGCCGCAGACAACCTTTGCCGAGCTCATCAATATCGCCCACAACTATGCCGCCCGGGAAAAACACTTCGGTCACGAGGTCATGGTCCACCGTAAAGGCGCGACCCGGGCTCGGGTCGATGAAATCGGCATTGTTCCCGGATCCCAGGGCAGCCCCAGCTATATCGTCAAGGGCCTGGGCAACCCCGAAAGTTTCCTCTCCTGCGCCCATGGCGCCGGCCGCGTCATGGGCCGCAAGGAAGCGCAACGCCGGCTCAATTTCGATGGGGAAAGAAAAAAACTCGAAGACCAGGGCATTATTCACTCTCTGCGCCGCCCCCTGGACCTGGACGAAGCCGCCGGCGCCTATAAAAATATCGACCAGGTTCTCGATAATCAGAAAGACCTGGTCGAGGTTCTGGTCGAATTGCGCCCCCTGGCGGTCATCAAAGGTTAAACGGCACCAACCGCAGGCAGCGCCTGAACATAAAGTAAAGGTCGAACCAAACCCGATCTCATGCTAAGAAGCCAACCGCCAAGCTAATCATCTATACATCGATTGACGCCAGACGCAGGACCTTTCTTTTCCCGTTTGATCTTCTCCTTGGTCAGTTATTTAAAATCATGCGCCCCATCACCCGTTTAAATCTCCTCGCGATTCTGGCCACCAGCAGTTTTCTGGCGATCAGCCTGAGCTATGTTTTTATTTTCCTGCCGCTGCAAAACTACCAAAACCAACTGCAGGAATATCACGATACGCAACTGAGCGCTCGAAAAGAACAAATCACTCAGGAAGTCAGAAACCGCATCAAGGCCCTGCACGACAAACGCCGGGAGCTGCCCCGGCAAACTAGCCGCATGCTCAGATACCGGGCCGGCATCATCGCCGGTTTTATCGATCTGCAATTCCGGCAGGGCCTGAATGAAGACGAAATCCTCACCGCCCTGACCTCCCTGGCGCGCCTGACCCCCTGGGCTGAAGAAAACTCCGAGTATTTCATTCTGGACCAAAAAACCAGGTTTCGGCTGCACAGCCGTTACCCGGAACTCAAAGGACAAAACCTTCAATCCTGCATGGAAAGCAACCCCCTGACGAAAAATCTGGTTGAACAAATATTGAGCTGCACCGGAGTGCACGAATGCCGCCTGCCCTGCCTGGATTGCCGTCAGCCCGATCAATCCGAGCACCTGGCCGTGGTCTGTCCGATCGCGGCCGCCGACTGGTTTGTCGTCACCTACAAAAGCGCGGACATTATTGAACAGGAGTTGCAACGCCAGACCCTGCGGGAGTTAGCCGAAAAGCGTTTCGGAGAAATGAATTCCGGCTATTTTTTTGTTCTCGACCGTGAAGGCCGGCCCCTGATGCGCGGAGTCCTGGACCAGCCCTTTAATCACGACCTCTCACCCTTGCCCATAAATCCCGGAATGGAGAAGACCGCCCGACAGCTGGTGGACTGCGCCGCAAGCGGTAAAGGAATCTGCTTTTATCGCCATCCCAATCCAAACAAGACCGACCTCTATTATGAAGACAAGGTCGCCTATGTTGAACTTTTTCCGCCCTGGCAATGGACGATCGGCACCGGACTGTATATCAGCGAGTTCGAACAAAGTTTTGCCGCGCAGAAACAAAAACTAAAAAACACCACCTGGCAGAATGCCCGGCTGGGCCTGCTGCTGCTCGGCCTTAATTTATTGTTCAACCTGCTGGTTTTTCTCTTGACAACCCGCCATATCAAGCAGCTGGAAAACAACAGCCGACATCACCTGCGAGAACTGGAGCAGTACAAAACCATTCTCGACCTTTCCTGCCTGGTCTCCAAGAGTGATCTCGAGGGCAACATAACTTACGCCAACCAGGCCCTGCTGAAAGTCTCCGGCTACAGCTGGGAGGAAATCAATGGGCGGCCGCATAATATCTTCCGTCACCCGAGCGTACCGAAAGCGGTGTTCAAGAATCTCTGGGAAACCATCGAGCAGGGCAAGGTCTGGCGCGGCACCGGCAAGAACCGCAGCAAACACGGCTCCGCCTACATCACCGACATCGTCATCGCCCCCCTTCGC from Pseudomonadota bacterium includes:
- a CDS encoding RtcB family protein codes for the protein MKKIIASEKKPIKLWLEDIEPQALAQARNLANLPFIFSHVAIMPDAHVGYGMPIGGVLATTGVVIPNAVGVDIGCGMGAVKTSLRQLSSETLQATLAEIRKRVPVGSKHHQRRQDAALMPQPPPGFRLKHLPVISREYENARTQLGTLGGGNHFIEIQKGSDGFIWLMLHSGSRNLGFKVANHYNQLAIKINQRLGSAIPSAWQLAFLELESEAGRNYLAEMNYCVAFAYANRLLMMAQIQEALRNLQPQTTFAELINIAHNYAAREKHFGHEVMVHRKGATRARVDEIGIVPGSQGSPSYIVKGLGNPESFLSCAHGAGRVMGRKEAQRRLNFDGERKKLEDQGIIHSLRRPLDLDEAAGAYKNIDQVLDNQKDLVEVLVELRPLAVIKG
- a CDS encoding EAL domain-containing protein, whose protein sequence is MRPITRLNLLAILATSSFLAISLSYVFIFLPLQNYQNQLQEYHDTQLSARKEQITQEVRNRIKALHDKRRELPRQTSRMLRYRAGIIAGFIDLQFRQGLNEDEILTALTSLARLTPWAEENSEYFILDQKTRFRLHSRYPELKGQNLQSCMESNPLTKNLVEQILSCTGVHECRLPCLDCRQPDQSEHLAVVCPIAAADWFVVTYKSADIIEQELQRQTLRELAEKRFGEMNSGYFFVLDREGRPLMRGVLDQPFNHDLSPLPINPGMEKTARQLVDCAASGKGICFYRHPNPNKTDLYYEDKVAYVELFPPWQWTIGTGLYISEFEQSFAAQKQKLKNTTWQNARLGLLLLGLNLLFNLLVFLLTTRHIKQLENNSRHHLRELEQYKTILDLSCLVSKSDLEGNITYANQALLKVSGYSWEEINGRPHNIFRHPSVPKAVFKNLWETIEQGKVWRGTGKNRSKHGSAYITDIVIAPLRDERGRIVEYLAARHDITELLESREKLKLAFATDNLTSLGSRYKLLQNIADHPGNKELMLFDINGFHDLNHDLGNAAADQILKWVAEQLVNIFHEKHYQHYRLQADTFAVLSDPPATDKNLERSYHFLDFFTKHPCQTASSKTIYISFCCGLALADKNLLCCADIALKKAKKANTALVRYSIELDNEHLSRSYWLNEVLQALRDQRLVPYYQPIVDLRSGAVLKYEALMRLLDEKGRAVPPHEFLPIMKQTHHYAYMTMTIIDQACACFQQRRDAVSINLSVDDLLRPETVALLLTTARQKDIIKRLTIEIVETENIQNYENAMQALDLLRQEGITIAIDDFGSGYANFTYLTEMRADYIKLDGSLVRQVNNSPQIRELLASIINFAHQSQMLVIAEFVSSREILKTMLELGADYGQGYLFSPALPENQLADQQRYDLDLSERRGASIEVAKNGRPR